The Lucilia cuprina isolate Lc7/37 chromosome 5, ASM2204524v1, whole genome shotgun sequence genome includes a window with the following:
- the LOC111686851 gene encoding teneurin-m isoform X4, producing the protein MNKGSPIDYKSGSACSTPTKDTLKGYERSANNCLGPVLPPRSVMSGIPPHHYSAPMNFRKDLAARCSAKCVAIVAVSVFVAMCVLLIFLTGFGVLHWSPSAPCTVLVGNEASEVTAAKSTNTDLSKLHNSSLRSKTGQSTVVTTATSSLSSSQAAASSSAFQSTSASSVAVGGGSAVATSLSSSSSSISLSSSTSLSSPLANANNGGARTFPARSFPPDGTTFGQITLGQKLTKEIQPYSYWNMQFYQSEPAYVKFDYTIPRGASIGVYGRRNALPTHTQYHFKEVLSGFSASTRSTRAAHQSITREVTRYMEPGHWFVSLYNDDGDVQEITFYATIAEDMTQNCPNGCSGNGQCLLGHCQCNPGFGGDDCSESVCPVLCSQHGEYINGECICNPGWKGKECSLRHDECEVADCNGHGHCVSGKCQCMRGYKGKFCEEVDCPHPTCSGHGFCAEGTCICKKGWKGPDCATMDQDALQCLPDCSGHGTFDLDSQTCSCESKWSGDDCSKELCDLDCGQHGRCVGDACTCDEGWGGEYCNTKLCDSRCNEHGQCKNGTCLCVTGWNGKHCTIEGCPNSCSGHGQCRVSGEGQWECRCYEGWDGADCGIALELNCGDSKDNDKDGLVDCEDPECCASHVCKTSQLCVSAPKPIDVLLRKQPPAITASFFERMKFLIDESSLQNYAKLETFNESRSAVIRGRVVTSLGMGLVGVRVSTTTLLEGFTLTRDDGWFDLMVNGGGAVTLQFGRSPFRPQSRIVQVPWNEVIIIDTVIMSMSEEKSVASTTHTCFSHDYDLMKPVVLASWKHGFQGACPDRSAILAESQVIQESLQIPGTGLNLVYHSSRAAGYLSTIKLQLTPESIPTTLHLIHLRITIEGILFERIFEADPGIKFTYAWNRLNIYRQRVYGVTTAVVKVGYQYTDCKDIIWDIQTTKLSGHDMSISEVGGWNLDIHHRYNFHEGILQKGDGSNIYLKNKPRVILTTMGDGHQRPLECMDCEGMSLKQRLLAPVALAASPDGSLYVGDFNYIRRIMTDGTVRTVVKLNATRVSYRYHMALSPLDGTLYISDPESHQIIRVRDTNDFSQPEKNWEPIVGSGERCLPGDEAHCGDGALAKDAKLAYPKGIAISSDNILYFADGTNIRMVDRDGIVSTLIGNHMHKSHWKPIPCEGTLKLEEMHLRWPTELAVSPLDNTLHIIDDHMILRMTPDGRVRVISGRPLHCATSSSVYDSDLATHATLVMPQSIAFGPLGELYVAESDSQRINRVRVIGTNGRISAFAGAESKCNCLERGCDCFEADHYLATSAKFNTIAALAVTPDGHVHIADQANYRIRSVMSSIPEASMSREYEIYAPDMQEIYIFNRFGQHVMTKNILTGETTYVFTYNVNTSNGKLSTVTDAAGNKVFLLRDYTSQVNSIENTKGQKCRLRMTRMKMLHELNTPDNYNVTFEYHGPTGLLKTKLDSTGRSYVYNYDEFGRLTSAVTPTGRVIDLAFDLSIKGAQVKVSENAQKEISMLIQGSSVVVRNGEAESKTMVEMDGSTTSLTPWGHLLQMEVVPYPILAEISPIIGESYPVPAKQRTEISGDLANRFEWRYFVRRLQQGKQNKGPRSVTQVGRKLRVNGDNVLTLEYDRDTQSIVVMVDDKQELLNVTYDRTSRPVSFRPQSGDYADVDLEYDRFGRLVTWKWGNLQEAYTFDRNGRLNEIKYGDGSSMVYAFKDNYGSLPLKVTTPRRSDYLLQYDDAGALQSLTTPRGHIHSFSLQTSLGFFKYQYFSPINRHPFEILYNDEGQILAKIHPHQSGKVAFVHDNSGRLETILAGLSSTHYTYQETTSLVKSVEVQEPGFELRREFKYHAGILKDEKLRFGSKNSLASAHYKYAYDGNARLTGVEMSIDDKEMPTTRYKFSQNLGQLEVVQDLKITRNAFNRTVIQDSSKQFFTIIDYDQHGRVKSVLMNIKSFDVFRLELDYDLRNRIKSQKTTFGRSTAFDKINYNADGHVIEVLGTNNWKYLYDENGNTVGVVDQGEKINLGYDIGDRVSQVGDIEFNNYDARGFVVRRGEQKYRYNNRGQLIHAFERERFQTWYYYDDRSRLVAWHDSKGNVTQYYYGNPRSPLLLTHMHYPKTGKTLRFHYDDRDMLMAVETAEQRYYVATDQNGSPLAYFDMNGAILKEMKRTPFGRIIKDTNPDFFIPIDFHGGLLDPHTKLVYTEGRLYDPTVGQWMTPLWETLATEMSHPTDVFIYRYHNNDPVNPSKQQNYMIELESWLQLFGYDLSNMQSSKYTKALQYNPQASIKSQTLAPDFGVISGLECIVEKTNEKFSDFDFVPKPLLKMEPKMRNLLPRVSYRRAVFGEGVLLSRIGGRALVSVVDGSNSVVQDVVSSVFNNSYFLDLHFSIHDQDVFYFVKDNVLKLRDDNEELRRLGGMFNISTHEITDHGGSAAKELRLHGPDAVVIIKYGVDPEQERHRILKHAHKRAVERAWELEKQLVAAGFQGRGDWTEEEKEELVSHGDVDGWIGVDIHSIYKYPQLADDPGNVAFQRDAKRKRRKIGQNHRTVKSRRQQRLKDMSA; encoded by the exons ATGAACAAGGGTTCACCTATTGATTATAAAAGTGGTTCGGCTTGTTCGACACCCACCAAGGATACGTTAAAAGGTTACGAACGTTCGGCTAATAATTGTTTGGGTCCAGTGCTTCCGCCCCGCAGTGTTATGAGCGGCATACCTCCCCATCATTATTCGGCACCCATGAATTTTCGCAAAGATTTAGCTGCACGCTGTTCGGCTAAATGTGTGGCCATTGTAGCGGTATCGGTATTTGTGGCCATGTgtgttttgttaatatttttaacag GATTTGGTGTTCTTCATTGGTCTCCCTCTGCCCCCTGTACAGTTCTAGTCGGCAATGAGGCCTCTGAGGTAACCGCCGCCAAAAGTACTAATACCGATCTCTCAAAATTGCACAATTCCTCGTTACGCTCAAAAACCGGACAATCCACCGTGGTAACAACGGCCACCTCTTCGCTGTCTTCTTCACAGGCGGCAGCTTCTTCATCAGCATTTCAGTCGACCTCGGCTTCTTCAGTGGCTGTGGGTGGTGGTTCAGCGGTGGCTACTTCATTGTCATCGTCCTCCTCTTCGATATCGTTGTCTTCATCGACTTCGCTGTCATCACCATTGGCAAATGCCAATAATGGAG gtGCCCGTACATTCCCTGCCCGTAGTTTTCCACCAGATGGTACAACTTTTGGTCAAATTACTTTAGGACAAAAGTTAACCAAAGAAATACAACCCTACAGTTATTGGAATATGCAATTCTATCAATCGGAACCGGCCTATGTGAAATTCGATTATACCATACCGAGAGGAGCTTCAATAGGTGTTTATGGTCGACGCAATGCTTTACCCACACATACACAATATCATTTTAAAGAGGTTTTAAGTGGTTTTAGTGCCAGTACCAGATCTACAAGAGCGGCTcat CAATCGATAACACGTGAAGTTACCCGTTATATGGAACCGGGTCATTGGTTTGTTTCCCTCTacaatgatgatggtgatgttcAAGAAATCACTTTTTATGCCACTATTGCCGAAGATATGACACAAAATTGCCCGAATGGTTGTTCGGGTAATGGGCAATGTTTACTAGGACATTGTCAATGTAATCCCGGTTTTGGTGGTGATGATTGTAGTGAAAGTGTTTGTCCCGTTTTATGTTCTCAACATGGTGAATATATTAATGGTGAATGTATATGTAATCCAGGATGGAAGGGTAAAGAATGTTCGCTACGTCATGATGAATGTGAAGTGGCCGATTGTAATGGTCATGGTCATTGTGTTAGTGGAAAATGTCAATGTATGCGTGGTTATAAGGGAAAATTCTGTGAAGAAg ttgattGTCCACATCCCACCTGTTCCGGTCATGGTTTCTGTGCCGAAGGTACTTGTATCTGTAAAAAAGGATGGAAAGGACCCGATTGTGCTACAATGGATCAAGATGCCCTACAATGTTTACCCGATTGTTCTGGACATGGTACATTCGATTTAGATTCACAAACCTGTAGCTGTGAATCAAAATGGAGTGGCGATGATTGTTCCAAGGAACTTTGTGATCTAGATTGTGGTCAACATGGTCGTTGTGTGGGTGATGCCTGTACCTGTGACGAAGGCTGGGGTGGTGAATATTGTAATACAAAACTATGCGATTCACGTTGCAACGAACATGGTCAGTGTAAAAATGGTACTTGTTTGTGTGTTACCGGTTGGAATGGTAAACACTGTACCATAGAAGGTTGTCCCAATTCTTGTTCTGGTCATGGTCAATGTCGTGTTAGCGGTGAAGGTCAATGGGAATGTCGCTGCTATGAAGGTTGGGATGGTGCCGATTGTGGTATCGCTTTGGAATTGAATTGTGGTGATAGTAAAGATAATGATAAGG ATGGCTTAGTGGACTGTGAAGATCCCGAGTGTTGTGCCAGTCATGTTTGTAAAACTTCTCAATTATGTGTCTCGGCACCCAAACCCATAGATGTTTTATTGCGCAAACAACCTCCGGCTATTACTGCTTCATTCTTTGAACGCATGAAATTCTTAATAGATGAAAGTAGTTTACAAAATTATGCCAAATTAGAAACGTTTAATGAGAG CCGTTCTGCTGTTATACGAGGCCGTGTGGTTACTTCCCTAGGTATGGGTTTAGTGGGCGTACGTGTCTCTACTACTACTTTATTGGAGGGCTTTACCTTAACCCGTGATGATGGCTGGTTTGATTTAATGGTTAATGGTGGTGGTGCTGTGACTTTACAATTTGGTCGTTCTCCCTTCCGGCCTCAATCGCGTATTGTTCAAGTTCCCTGGAATGAGGTTATTATCATAGACACTGTCATTATGTCCATGTCGGAGGAGAAAAGTGTGGCCTCTACTACTCATACCTGTTTTTCTCATGATTATGATCTTATGAAACCGGTGGTGTTGGCCTCTTGGAAACATGGTTTCCAGGGTGCCTGTCCCGATCGCAGTGCCATTTTAGCAGAATCTCAAGTTATTCAAGAAAGTCTACAAATCCCCGGCACCGGTTTGAATTTAGTTTATCATTCCTCTCGTGCTGCTGGTTATCTTTCTACCATTAAGTTGCAGTTAACTCCGGAATCGATACCCACCACCTTACATTTGATACATTTACGTATTACCATTGAAGGTATATTGTTTGAGCGTATTTTTGAGGCTGATCCTGGCATTAAGTTTACCTATGCCTGGAATAGATTGAATATATATCGCCAACGTGTGTATGGTGTTACCACAGCCGTGGTAAAAGTGGGTTATCAATATACCGACTGCAAAGATATAATTTGGGATATTCAAACCACCAAGTTGTCGGGTCATGATATGTCTATATCCGAGGTAGGAGGCTGGAATTTGGATATACATCATCGCTATAACTTCCATGAGGGTATATTGCAAAAGGGTGATGGTTCTAATATATACTTGAAGAATAAACCTAGAGTTATTCTAACCACCATGGGTGATGGTCATCAGAGGCCTTTGGAGTGTATGGATTGTGAAGGCATGTCTTTGAAACAAAGACTATTAGCTCCTGTAGCATTAGCTGCCTCCCCCGATGGCAGTTTATATGTGGGTGATTTCAATTATATACGTCGCATTATGACAGATGGTACTGTACGCACAGTGGTCAAACTTAATGCCACACGCGTTAGCTATCGTTATCATATGGCTTTGAGTCCTTTGGATGGCACTTTATACATCTCAGATCCCGAATCACATCAAATTATACGTGTGCGTGACACTAATGATTTCTCTCAACCTGAAAAGAATTGGGAACCTATTGTTGGTTCCGGAGAACGTTGTTTACCTGGCGATGAAGCTCATTGTGGTGATGGTGCCTTGGCTAAAGATGCCAAATTGGCTTATCCTAAGGGAATTGCTATATCTAGTGATAATATCTTGTATTTTGCGGATGGCACCAACATACGTATGGTAGATAGAGATGGTATAGTTAGCACCTTAATAGGCAATCATATGCATAAGTCACACTGGAAACCTATACCCTGTGAGGGTACCTTAAAGCTGGAAGAAATGCATTTACGTTGGCCCACTGAATTGGCCGTCAGTCCTTTGGATAATACTCTACATATCATAGATGATCATATGATTTTGCGTATGACTCCTGATGGTCGAGTTCGAGTGATTTCGGGACGTCCTTTGCACTGCGCTACATCCTCTTCGGTATACGACTCAGATCTAGCTACCCATGCTACCCTGGTAATGCCTCAATCTATAGCTTTTGGTCCTCTGGGTGAGCTGTATGTGGCAGAAAGTGATTCTCAACGTATTAATCGTGTCCGTGTTATAGGCACCAATGGCCGTATTTCCGCCTTTGCTGGAGCCGAATCGAAATGCAATTGTTTAGAACGTGGATGTGATTGTTTTGAGGCTGATCATTATCTAGCCACCAGTGCCAAGTTTAATACCATTGCTGCTTTAGCTGTTACACCTGATGGTCATGTCCATATAGCCGATCAAGCCAATTATCGCATACGTTCGGTTATGTCCAGCATACCCGAGGCCAGCATGTCCCGTgaatatgaaatatatgctCCTGATATGCAAGAAATCTATATATTCAATCGTTTTGGTCAACATGTCATGACCAAGAACATCTTAACCGGTGAGACTACTTATGTCTTTACCTATAATGTCAACACCTCTAATGGAAAATTGAGTACAGTGACCGATGCTGCTGGTAATAAGGTATTCCTGTTGCGTGATTACACCTCCCAAGTTAACTCCATAGAAAACACTAAAGGTCAGAAATGCCGTTTGAGAATGACTCGTATGAAAATGTTGCATGAGTTGAATACCCCCGATAACTACAATGTCACTTTTGAGTATCACGGACCCACCGGTTTGCTGAAAACTAAATTAGATTCTACCGGTCGTTCCTATGTTTACAACTATGATGAATTTGGTCGTTTAACTTCGGCAGTTACTCCTACTGGTCGTGTTATTGATTTGGCTTTCGATTTAAGTATTAAGGGAGCTCAAGTCAAAGTTTCGGAAAATGCCCAAAAAGAAATCTCCATGTTAATACAAGGCTCTTCAGTGGTAGTGCGCAATGGTGAGGCTGAATCCAAGACCATGGTAGAAATGGATGGTTCTACTACCAGTTTAACTCCTTGGGGTCATTTGCTGCAAATGGAGGTGGTTCCCTATCCAATATTGGCTGAAATTTCTCCTATAATAGGAGAATCCTATCCAGTGCCCGCTAAGCAACGTACTGAAATCTCTGGTGATTTGGCTAATCGTTTCGAATGGCGTTATTTCGTTAGAAGACTGCAACAAGGCAAACAGAATAAGGGTCCCAGATCTGTGACACAAGTGGGACGTAAATTACGTGTCAATGGTGATAATGTTTTGACTTTAGAATATGATCGTGATACACAATCTATAGTGGTAATGGTAGATGATAAACAAGAATTGCTGAATGTAACCTATGATCGTACCTCACGCCCTGTAAGCTTCCGTCCTCAGTCTGGGGATTATGCCGATGTTGATTTGGAATATGATCGTTTTGGTCGTTTGGTTACCTGGAAATGGGGTAATCTACAAGAAGCCTATACATTTGATCGTAATGGCCGTTTGAATGAGATTAAATATGGTGATGGCTCCTCTATGGTTTATGCTTTTAAGGACAATTATGGTTCTTTGCCTTTGAAGGTGACAACACCCAGAAGATCTGATTATCTATTGCAATATGATGATGCAGGCGCCTTACAAAGTCTAACAACCCCCAGAGGTCATATTCATTCATTTTCGCTGCAGACGTCATTGGGTTTCTTTAAATACCAATATTTCTCACCCATTAATCGTCATCCCTTTGAAATACTCTACAATGATGAAGGTCAAATCTTGGCTAAAATACATCCTCATCAATCGGGCAAGGTTGCTTTCGTGCACGACAACTCAGGACGTTTGGAAACTATATTAGCTGGTTTGTCTAGCACTCATTACACTTATCAAGAAACCACCAGTTTGGTAAAATCCGTAGAAGTTCAAGAACCTGGTTTTGAATTACGCCGCGAATTTAAATATCATGCTGGTATCTTAAAAGATGAAAAATTACGTTTTGGCTCCAAGAACTCTTTAGCCTCCGCTCACTACAAATATGCTTATGATGGTAATGCCCGTTTAACGGGAGTTGAAATGTCTATAGATGATAAAGAAATGCCCACTACACGCTACAAGTTTAGTCAAAATCTAGGCCAACTAGAGGTGGTACAAGATTTGAAAATTACACGCAATGCTTTCAATCGTACCGTCATACAAGATTCCTCTAAACAATTCTTTACCATTATCGATTATGATCAACATGGTCGCGTTAAGAGTGTTTTAATGAATATCAAAAGTTTTGATGTTTTCCGTTTGGAATTGGATTATGATCTACGCAATCGTATTAAGTCACAGAAAACAACATTTGGTCGTTCAACGGCTTTTGATAAAATCAACTATAATGCTGATGGTCATGTGATTGAGGTTTTGGGTACTAATAACTGGAAGTACCTTTATGATGAAAATGGCAATACTGTAGGTGTAGTGGATCAAGGTGAAAAGATCAATTTGGGTTATGATATAGGTGATCGTGTGAGTCAAGTGGGTGATATAGAATTTAATAACTATGATGCTAGAGGTTTTGTGGTCAGAAGAGGAGAACAGAAATATCGTTATAACAATCGTGGCCAGTTGATTCATGCCTTTGAACGTGAACGTTTCCAGACTTGGTATTACTATGATGATCGCAGCCGTTTAGTGGCCTGGCATGATAGCAAGGGTAATGTTACTCAATATTATTATGGTAATCCCCGATCACCTTTGCTGCTAACACATATGCATTATCCCAAAACGGGCAAAACATTGAGATTCCACTATGATGATCGTGATATGTTAATGGCGGTAGAAACAGCTGAACAGAGATATTATGTTGCTACCGATCAAAATGGTTCTCCCTTAGCCTATTTCGATATGAATGGTGCTATTCTGAAAGAAATGAAACGTACACCTTTTGGCCGTATTATTAAGGATACCAATCCTGATTTCTTTATACCCATAGACTTCCATGGTGGTTTGCTGGATCCTCATACCAAATTGGTGTATACCGAAGGACGTTTATATGATCCTACAGTAGGTCAATGGATGACTCCTTTATGGGAGACTTTGGCTACCGAAATGTCTCATCCTACCGATGTTTTTATCTATCGTTATCACAATAATGATCCTGTTAATCCTAGTAAACAGCAAAATTACATGATTGAATTGGAGTCTTGGCtgcaattgtttggttatgattTGAGCAACATGCAAAGTTCCAAATACACTAAAGCTTTGCAGTATAATCCTCAGGCCTCTATTAAATCACAAACTTTGGCTCCTGATTTTGGTGTTATATCAGGTTTGGAATGTATAGTGGAGAAAACTAATGAAAAGTTTAGTGATTTTGATTTTGTGCCCAAACCTTTGCTAAAAATGGAACCCAAAATGCGTAATCTTTTGCCAAGAGTTTCCTACCGAAGAGCGGTATTTGGTGAGGGAGTTTTGCTATCACGCATAGGTGGTAGAGCCTTGGTTAGTGTGGTAGATGGTTCCAATAGTGTAGTACAGGATGTGGTATCCTCAGTCTTCAATAATTCCTATTTCTTGGATCTACACTTTAGCATACATGATCAGGATGTATTCTATTTTGTCAaagataatgttttaaaattgagaGATGACAATGAAGAACTAAGAAGATTGGGCGGCATGTTTAACATATCAACTCATGAGATTACCGATCATGGTGGTTCAGCAGCCAAAGAATTAAGATTACATGGACCCGATGCTGTGGTTATCATTAAGTATGGTGTAGATCCTGAACAAGAAAGACATCGTATTTTAAAACATGCTCATAAAAGAGCAGTAGAAAGAGCCTGGGAATTGGAAAAACAATTAGTAGCAGCCGGTTTCCAGGGTAGAGGAGACTGGAccgaagaagaaaaagaagaattagTATCACATGGTGATGTCGATGGTTGGATTGGTGTAGATATTCatagtatatataaatatccaCAATTAGCCGATGATCCAGGTAATGTGGCCTTTCAAAGAGATGCTAAACGTAAGAGAAGAAAGATTGGACAAAATCATCGTACGGTTAAAAGCCGTAGACAACAGAGATTAAAAGATATGTCAGCGTGA